Genomic window (Acidobacteriota bacterium):
GACGGCGGCGGCGGCGAAGCCGGGGTGCAGCTCCGCCCCGGAGTGCACGGCCAGGTACTTCAGGAGCCGGGTGAAGCCATCGAGGTTTTCGACCCGTGCCAGGTCCCGGACGTCCTTCCGGACGTACGCCTCGACGATCGCCTCGAGTTTGGCCACCCTGGCCTTTTTGTCGGGAAGCAGGACGACTTCCGGGTAGGAACCGTAGCAGAGGTATTCTTCCATGAGGGCGGACAAGTCCGGGGCGTGCGTGCCGACGAGTTCCCCCAGGCCCTTCGGGTCCCCCTCCGCGGCGAAGCATTCCCGCAGCTTTCGCAGCTTGTCCTCCCCCCTGAACTGAAGGAACTCGTCAAACGAGAGCGGCTCCACGAGAAAAGTCCGCTGCCGGCCCGCCAGGGAGTCGGAGAACTTCCGCCGGGCGTCCACGCTCGAGGGCCCGGTGGCGAGGATGGTGAGCCAGGGGAAGTGGTCGTGGAGCCGTTTCAGGAGGTTGGAGGGGTCGGGGAGGTGCTGGATGCCCAGGAAGACCAGGAGGCCCTTCCGGCCCTCCAGGACGCCTTCCAGCCAGAGGACGCGGCGCATGGCCTCAAGGCCCGCGTCGCGGAACAGCTCCCGGTTGCGGGGATCCTCCAGGTCGAAGACGTGGACTTTCTCCGGCGGGTACCCCGACGTCTCGGCCACCTGCCGGGCGACGGTGGTCTTGCCGGTCCGCCGGGCGCCCAGGAGGAGGATCACCTCCGGTTCCGAGAGGCCTGTCAGGACGTCATGGACAATGGCTCGGGGAAAGGACACGGTACCCCTTTCCATGGAATACGCTCACGATCTCGAGGGGAATACTATGTTGCCGTGACAGGAACGTCAAGACAATTCCAGGCTTCCCGGTGGAAAGAACCGGGGCCTCACCACGCCGTCCGTGAAAAGGAAAAGAGCGCAAAAGGAATCCCCTTTGCGCTCCTGCGTTCTGTGCGGATTTCCACGTCACAGGTGCTGCTTCACGACCTCCACCACTTCGGGCAGGTCCATGCCGATGGCCTTCAGGTGCTCGAGGGTCGGAACCCCGTTCGGCGTCCAGCCTCGGCGCTTGTAGACGGCGTTCAGCAGGCTGTCGTACTGCTTGACGCGGTACTCGCGCATCGCCTTGACCTTCTCGGCGGAGGACATCCCCGCCGGGTCGATGCCCACCTTCTCCTTGAGCTGCTTGTCGTAGCGCTCGGCGCGGGATTCGTACTCCTCCACGGTGACCGGGCCCTGGGAGCGGTAGGGCGGGATGTCGTGCTCGCGCTTGCCCTTCCCCAGACGCAGGCAGAGGGTCTTCTGGAAGTTGTAGACCCGCTCCGACTGACGGATGATGTCCTCCTTGACGATGCTGGCGCCGGTGATGGCGTTGAAGAGGTCCACGTAGTTCTGGACGTGCTCGGGGACCTTGGCCGGTTCCGAGGTCTGGGCGTTGTCGGGGGGCTCGATGTCGTTCCAGGGCAGCTTGCACAGTCCCTGGAGCCCGAACCAGGTGCGGAACAGCGGGAAGTAGTGCAGTGCCTCCGCCTTGGCCTCGAAGGTGGGGATGTGGTTGTTCACCATGTCCATGAAGATGAGCCAGGCCTCGTCGTGTTGGGGGCCCTTGAGCGCCATGGCGTAACCGCCCTGCTGGGCCAGCGACTCCTTGGAGACGTACTCGGAGTACTCCAGCCCCTTGCACTCCATGCCGATGTCCTGCAAGAAGGCCGGGTCGGCGCCGAAGTGTTCGGCGAAGTGCTTCTTCATGTAGCGGACGCCCTTCCCGGCGATCAGGCCGAAGCCCTCGCCGCGGGAGATCTGGTGAAGAAGCTCGAAGGCGGAGGCCGAATTGCCCCAGGAAAAGTCCAGGCCGCCGGTCCGCTCGAGGTTGAGGACGCCGTTCTCCCAGCACTCCATGACGAAGGCCAGCAGGGTGCCGAAGGAGATGGTGTCCAGGCCGTAGGTGTCGCAGTAGAAGTTGATCTCCATGACGGCGCGGGCGTCCCAGATGGCGGGCATGGAGCCGCAGCCGGCCACGGTCTCGTACTCCGGGCCGTCCACGGTGACCCTGTGGCCCTTGTAGGGGCCGGAAACCAGCTCGAAGCCGTCCGCCGCCTTGGCGCAGGCCATGGTGCAGCCGAACCAGCAGCCGTCGGGCAGGCCGTGGGTGACCAGCTTCACGAACTCGTGGGACGAGAGCTTGGGGGCCTCCGGGTGGGAGCCGAACTTGTGGTTCTTGGTGGGGAGCAGGTCGTACTCGTCCATGATCTCGGTGAGGTGGGCGGTCCCGATCTCCCGCATGCGGCACTGCTGGTCGTCGTAGGTGATGATCTCCTTGTGGAGCTTGAGGCCGGTCTTCTGGAGCTTCGCCAGGTCCGCCGGCTGGTTGGAACTCACCTTGAGGCCGGAGTATTTGACCACCAGGGCCTTGATCTTCTTGTCGCGGAAGACGGTGCCCGTTCCGCCGCGGCCGGCCTGCTTGAGGCGGGCCACCTTGCGGCGCTTGTCGTAGAAGGAGAAGTTGAGGCAGCCGATCCAGGCGTGCTCGGCGCCGGTGCCGGCGGAGACGGACGAGATGAACTGCTTGCCGGCCTCGTTTTCGGCGAACATCTCCACCATCTGCTCCGCCAGCACGTGGCTGTCCACCGCCTCGCCGGGGGCCTCGAAGATCCGGACGAGCCCCTTGTCGCCATCGATGAAGACGATGACCTCCCCGGCGGCCTTACCGGTGATGGCCAGGGCGTCGAAGCCGGAGAATTTCAGGTAGGGGCCGAAGTACCCGCCCACGTTACAGT
Coding sequences:
- a CDS encoding ATP-binding protein, which translates into the protein MSFPRAIVHDVLTGLSEPEVILLLGARRTGKTTVARQVAETSGYPPEKVHVFDLEDPRNRELFRDAGLEAMRRVLWLEGVLEGRKGLLVFLGIQHLPDPSNLLKRLHDHFPWLTILATGPSSVDARRKFSDSLAGRQRTFLVEPLSFDEFLQFRGEDKLRKLRECFAAEGDPKGLGELVGTHAPDLSALMEEYLCYGSYPEVVLLPDKKARVAKLEAIVEAYVRKDVRDLARVENLDGFTRLLKYLAVHSGAELHPGFAAAAVGLSRVTVRKYLALLEQTFITRPLPPFFRRRDKEISRTHKVYFRDAGIRNLHLMNFDPLALRTDASVLFETYVCNRLLGGAPPGARLFFYRTMERTAIEFVREDQGALTLVKIRPGDQRTVPRALPEFRKKYRGQLDVRRSWVVTRSFFDFTRDVKFVPIFLL
- a CDS encoding aldehyde:ferredoxin oxidoreductase, with translation MKAAHRLLAEYTYELRPVVRGYNMRSLHIDLGANRITELPVSEEMKEKFTGGKGFALRLLWDGTTGSTRWNDPENVLSMGFGPLCGNTNYPGSGKTIVTTISPQTGIPVDCNVGGYFGPYLKFSGFDALAITGKAAGEVIVFIDGDKGLVRIFEAPGEAVDSHVLAEQMVEMFAENEAGKQFISSVSAGTGAEHAWIGCLNFSFYDKRRKVARLKQAGRGGTGTVFRDKKIKALVVKYSGLKVSSNQPADLAKLQKTGLKLHKEIITYDDQQCRMREIGTAHLTEIMDEYDLLPTKNHKFGSHPEAPKLSSHEFVKLVTHGLPDGCWFGCTMACAKAADGFELVSGPYKGHRVTVDGPEYETVAGCGSMPAIWDARAVMEINFYCDTYGLDTISFGTLLAFVMECWENGVLNLERTGGLDFSWGNSASAFELLHQISRGEGFGLIAGKGVRYMKKHFAEHFGADPAFLQDIGMECKGLEYSEYVSKESLAQQGGYAMALKGPQHDEAWLIFMDMVNNHIPTFEAKAEALHYFPLFRTWFGLQGLCKLPWNDIEPPDNAQTSEPAKVPEHVQNYVDLFNAITGASIVKEDIIRQSERVYNFQKTLCLRLGKGKREHDIPPYRSQGPVTVEEYESRAERYDKQLKEKVGIDPAGMSSAEKVKAMREYRVKQYDSLLNAVYKRRGWTPNGVPTLEHLKAIGMDLPEVVEVVKQHL